The window TTCTTGACTCATAAATTACAGCGTCAGGCATTTTTTTGTCATCAGCGGATGTTTCAACATCTGGTAAACCCAAATCAAGATTTTTTTCTTCAATAATTTCGCGCATCCAGTGCATTAAAATAGCAACACCTGTTCTCTCAGTTTTATATGTTGAAATATCAAACGGGCTAATTGTTATTGATTTTTTATATTCAATTTTACTTTTCATATTCCTCTATTACTTGATGAACAATTCGCCGTGCAATTTCAAAACAAGCAGCAATTCTTATTATTTTTACATCTCCAAGACCTTTTATTTTAAGAAATTTTTTCAGCGGTTGGTTTGCCATACCTTTATAAGAACCATATTTTGCTAAAAGTTCATCAGCAATTTTTTCTGCGGATTTACCTCTAATGCCAGTTGAAATTATTATTGCTAAAAGTTCAGCATCACTTAATTTATCAGCACCTAATTCTAACAATTTACCGCCGGGATGTTTCCATTTGTGCTCTTTTTCTTTTTTCATTTTACTTGTTCTGTTTGTTTCCAGAAACCGCTTTTGGCTCTTAAGATATCCTGATATGTAGCATAGAGTGCAATTGTGATTAGAAGTGCGAACCCGACGGAGTTTGCGAACTGGATAACTTTTTTGTTCAATTTTTTTCTTGAAAGCCCTTCATACAGATAAAATATAATATGTCCGCCATCTACCAATGGCATCGGGAAAAGATTGAACATTCCGAGTGCTACTGAGACAATCGCTATAAAATTAAGGAATGTTTTTATACCAAGTTTTGCAGCAAAATACGCTGCCTGCATAATTCCGATAGGACCTGCAACTTCTGAAGGTGCTTCCCACATTAAAAGTTTCATTGCAAGAAACTTTAATGGCACGACCGTCCAGAAAACTATATTGTTAACCGATTCTTTAATCGCTTTGATAAATCCAACTTTTACCACAATAGGCTCTGAAGACATATCGTAGACAATTCCTATTCTTGATGTTTTTAGACGTTTATCATACTGTGGTATAATTTTTATATCAAACATTTCAGATTCTCTTTTAACTGAAAAATTTAATTCTTTGCCGGCGGATGCCTTCACTGTTCTTGATACCATTTGTGCATCTTCAATTTTATTGCCATCAATCGCAGTAATTTCATCGCCGGCTTTTAATCCTGAGATATACGCAGGCGAATTTTTTTCTACCAATTTTATTACAGGCCGCTGATATTGAATTCCCCAGATTGAGATAATAACCAAAAAAATAAAAAATGCAGAAATATAGTTCATCACAGGTCCAGCTACAACGATACCTATTCGTTCATACCATTTTTTTGCAAAAAATTCGTCAGGTTCGCCTTTTACTTCATCAATTTCTTCACCAGCCATTTTTACGAAACCACCGAATGGGATAGGTCGGACAGAATATCTGGTCCCATTCCCTGCCTGTTCAATATCTTGTTTTTGCTTGCGCCAGATAGTGAATGAAATTTTTTTTCCAGTCCAGCCAAAAAGTTCAGGTCCGAACCCGAATGAAAAATTCAAAACTTTTACTTTCAATTTTTTTGCAATGATAAAATGTCCGAATTCATGAATCATTATCACAAATCCGAACATCACCGCAACTGCAAATATACTCAATAGAATTGTCATTTTTTTTTCGCCTCGCTCACATTGTGGTTTGATGCTTCGGGCATAACCATCCAGAATAAATTCTGGATATGCCCTCGCATCTTTATTCTATTCCCTCCATTTCTACAAATTTTCTTGTTTCAAAATCTACATCTAATATAGTTTTCAAATCAGGATTTTTTATTACTTTATGTTTTTTTATCGCTTTTTCTATAATTTTTGGAATCTGTAAAAATTGAATCTGACCATCCAAAAATTTTTTGACTGCAATTTCATTAGCAGCATTAAGAACAGTTGGCATTGTGCCGCCGATTTTTGCTGAAAACATTGCAAGTTCAAAACAAGGAAAATTCTTACTCGGTAATCTAAAAAATTCAAGTTTGCCTACGGATGTCAAATCCAGTTTTTTAACCGGTGATTTTTTTCGTTCAGGATATGTTAATGCATACTGTATTGGGAGCCGCATATCAGTATTACTCATTTGTGTAATAATTGAGCCATCAATAAACTCAACTGCGCTGTGAACTATTGACTGCGGATGGACAACAACCTTTATTTTTTCATACGGAATCCCAAACAGATAATGTGCCTCAATCACTTCAAACCCTTTATTGATAAGCGTAGCAGAATCCACGGTAATTTTTTTTCCCATTTTCCATGTAGGATGTTTCAGCACATCTTTTATTTTTACTTTTGCAAGTTTTGTCCAAGAATAATTTCTAAATGGCCCGCCGGAAGCAGTCAGAATTATTTTAGAAATTTCTTTTCCGTTTTTACCGTCAATACATTGAAAAATTGCCGAATGTTCGCTATCAACGGGTATTATTTCAGCGTGATATTTTTCAAGCAGTTTTGTTATTAAATCGCCTGCTATAACAAGTGCTTCTTTATTTGCGAGTGCAATTTTTTTCTTTAATTCTATTGCATTTATAAGTGGTTTAAGTCCTGCAGCGCCTACAACTGCAATCAGCACAATATCCGCCTGTTCAATCATTGCGATATTATTCAAGCCATCAGAACCTGTAGCAATAATTTCAGGTTTAAATTTTTTTGCTTGTTTTTTAAGGAGTGCGATATTTTTATTGGCTGAAAGCCCGACGATTTTTACATTGTTCAGGTGTGATATAACATCAAGTGCGGATGTACCGATTGAGCCAGTGGAACCGATAACAGAAATTTTTACCATTTAGACAACAAAAAATTTCAGGTAATAGTAAAAGACAGGTGCGGCGAATATAAAACTATCAAGTTTATCAAGAATACCGCCGTGATTACCGAGTAGTGTAGAGGAATCCTTAACGCCGGCAGACCGTTTTATTAATGACTCGGCTAAATCACCAAACTGACCTGACGCACTTGTCAGAAACCCGAGCAGGAATACATCAACAGGCTTCAGGAAATTCACAAAGAATATCTTTGCTATCATTATCACACAGATTGATGCAATTACAGATGCAATCGCACCTTCTACAGATTTTTTCGGACTTATCACAGAAAGTCGGTAAGAACCATATACAGAACCAAAAAAATAAGCAGCCGAATCCGAAATCCATACAGTTATAAAAAGCAGTATTGTGAACCTGAATCCATCCGGTCTAAAATCTCTTAAAAGCAGAAGATGTGCAGGCAGCCAGCCAAGATAGATAATCCCTAAAAATGTAATTGCAAGTGATGGCAGTGCTGTTTGAATATGATGTTTTATTATTTCATAAACAAAAAGAAGCAGAACTCCGAATGTAAATATCAGTGTAGTTGTTTCATTTGAAACAAATGCACCAAGTTTAGAACCGCTAAAAAAAACCGAAAGTAAAATCAGGATTATAAAGATACTTCCGAATATTTTACGTGGGTAGAACTCCATTTTGCTGACGAGCTCCCAGAACTCGCAGGCAGCCAGAAAACTAACTCCACATACAAGCACCAAAAACGGGATATATCCAAGATAAGTTATGAATACTACGATAGGAATCAGGCATACTGCTATAATGATTCTATTGAACATAATAACAACAGATAGTTAGATGGTTAGGAAAACCTTCGTCCATAGCCATACTATTCACCCATTTGCTTTTTTACAAGCCACCGAACCGTCTGTTTCGTTTTTGGTATTCAGCGATTGCGCTTATTAAATCCTGTTTTGAGAAATCAGGCCATAACACATCCGTTGTATAAAACTCTGAATATGCAGATTGCCAGATTAAAAAATTAGAGATCCGGTTTTCGCCTGAGGTTCTTATTATCAAATCCGGGTCAGGCAATCCTTCAGTATAGATATATTTTTCAAACATTTGCTCGTCTATTTTTTTTATATCGGATACGAGAATTTTATTTACAGCAGCAACGATTTCCTGACGGCCTCCATAATTTAATGCGATATTCAATATCAGCCCTGTATTTTTGGAAGTTAACTGAACTGCTTTTGTTATATCATTTACAATATCTGATGGTAATTTTGAAATATCGCCAATAACTTTTAGTCGGATATTATTTTTGACTAGTTTTGGTAATTTTTTTTGTAAAAAAATTTTTAATACCTTGAACAGCCCTTTGATTTCGTTTTTAGGTCTTAACCAGTTTTCAGTTGAAAATGCGTATAAAGTCAAAACAGAGATTCCAAGCTCGTTAGCGGTTTTTACTATCTTTTCAACTGCTTTAACACCTGCGCGATGCCCTGCGAGACGAGGTAGTCCTCTTTTTTTTGCCCATCTGCCATTACCATCCATTATGATTGCTATATGTTTCGGTATCAACATTAATTAAAAATTAAAAATTCATTATTTCTTTTTCTTTCTGGTTTAGGAGTTCGTCTGTTTTTTTAATATAATTTTCTGTAGTTTTCTGAAGTTCGTCCTGGTATTTGAATTTTTCATCTTCGGTAATTTGCTTTTCTGTAAAACTTTTTTTAACAAGTTCTACTGCATCTCTTCGTTCGTTTCTTAATTCAATCTTATGGTCTTCAGCAATTTTTTTTGCTGTCTTGATAATCTCTTTTCGGCGTTCTTCAGTAAGTTGTGGGATTGGCAGCCGTATAACCTTGCCATCATTTTGCGGTGTGATACCTATGTCTGCTTTAAGTATTGCCTTTTCAAGTTCAGGCAAAACATTTTTATCCCACGGTGTAAGCATTATTAGTCGTGGCTCTGGGATTGAGATACTGGCTACTTGATTCACTGGCAAATCAGTATCATAGTATTTGACCTTTACAGTATCTAACACTGTTGGTGTTGCGCGACCTGTTTTAAGTATTAATAATTCCGTTTTTAAATGTTCTACAGTTCTTTTCATTTTGTCTTCCGTCTGGATTAGAATCTGTTTAGACATTTTTACCTCCACCAAACAAGCTACTGAATTTCACAGAATTACACTGAACTTTTCTGTGTTTTTCTGTGTGCTTCTGTGGCAGTTTATCTAACTGCTGATTACTGAACCGATTTTTTTGCCACAAACTGCTTTTAGTATACTTTCTTTTTTATTAAAATTAAAAACTACAATTTTGATACCATGCTGGCGGCAGAGTGAGAATGCCGAAGTGTCCATCACTTTAAGATTGTTTTTTATAACTTCATCAAATGTAATTTTTTTCAGCAGTTTGGCAGCTGGATTTTTTTTCGGGTCATCAGAATAGATACCGTCAACATTGGTTGCTTTAAGTATTATTTCTGCTTTTGTTTTAATCGCGAACACAGCGGCTGCAGTATCTGTTGTGAAATGTGGTTCGCCTGTACCGCCCACCATAATTACGACATTTTTATTTTTCCACGCGTTTTCTATATTTTCAACTGTGAACTGAGGTAAAAAGCTGCCAACTGCAAATGGTGAAAACACTTTTGCTAGAATGCCTTTTGTTTTCAATCGTTCACACAAAACCATACCATTAACAAGCGTTGCAGTGATACCTATATAATCTGCAGATGTTCTATCAATAAATTTACCATCAACAGTACCACGCCATATATTCCCGCCACCAATTACAATTCCGACAGAAACACCTTTTTTGTAGACAGGAATCAGTTCCGCGATAATTTTATCAACCGCAGTGAAATCAATTCCTCTACCGTTTTTGCCAAGTGATTCTCCGGATAATTTCAGAACGATTTTTTTATACATAATCGCTGATTTACGCTGATTTGACATCAACTGAACGCTAATTGCCGCATGTCATTCCCGTGTAAACGGGAATCTATGGATTCCCACCTTCGTGGGAACGACGTCTGCGATAATCTGCGTTGTTTTACTCTTCGCCGATTTTAAATCTCGCAAACCTTCCAACTGTAATATTTTCGCCAAGTTTAGCAATCGTTTCTGTTATAAGTTCTTTCACCTTCTTTTTGCCAGTAGTATCTCTTATGTATGGCTGTTCAAGCAGACAGGTTCGTTCGTAAAATTTTTCCAGCCGACCTAACACTATTTTTTCAACAACTTTTTCAGGCTTACTTTCTTTTAATGCTTGCGTTTTCAATATTGTTTTCTCTTTTTCTAACTCATCATTAGCGATATTTTCTTTACTTACAACAGATGGAGAAGCGGCTGCAATCTGCATTGCGAGTTCTTTGCCAAGATTCTGGAAATCTGCTGTTTTGGCGACAAAATCTGTCTCACAATTTAATTCCAGCAACACACCTAATTTAGTGCCAGGATGGATATACGAAAATATCAAGCCCTCTTTTGTTGTTCTTGTTGCCTTCTGTGTTGCAGCCGCAATTCCTTTTTCACGCAATTTTACTATTGCTTTTTCTTCATCACCTTCTGTTTCAATCAATGCCTGTTTACAATCCAACACACCACATCCTGTTTTTTCTCTTAATTTAGCAACCATTTCACCTGTTATTTTTACTTCACTCATCATATCCCCCTGATATAACGACAAATTCTAAATTCCAAACTCCAAATTCCAAACTACGGCAAATACAAAAAATGTTAGGAGCACTACACTATACACCTGTGTCATTTCATTCTATCTTATCTGTTTTTCTCGGTTCTTCTATATCCGGGATACTTTCCTGCTGTGGAATAGTTTCTTTGTCATCTATTATTGGTAATTCTTTGTCAGACGAAAACCTTTCTTCAACTGCTATGCTTTCAGTTTCATTCTTGATTGCTGATTTGCCTTCTATCACAGCATCTGCTATAATACTGACAAGCATACTGATTGATTTTATAGCATCGTCATTTCCGGGAATACAATAATCAACAATATCCGGGTCACTATTGGTATCGCATACTGCAACAACCGGGATTTTCAGCCGATGTGCTTCATTTACAGCAGTTTTTTCAGTAACAGGGTCAACGACAAACAGCACACCTGGTAGTGTTTGCATGTTTTTTATACCGGAAAGCATCGTCTGTAATTTTTTCATTTCTTTAGTCAATCTGGACACCTCTTTTTTTGGCAATTTATCAAGAATCCCTTCTTCTTTCATCTTTTCAAGTTCATTAAGTCGTGCTATGTTTTTTTTGATTGTTTCAAAATTTGTCAGTGTACCACCAAGCCATCTGGAAATAATATAAAAGGCAGAACATTTTGTTGCTTCATTTTTTATAATTTCCTGTGCCTGATGTTTTGTACCAACGAATAAAACAGGCGCACCCGTTGATGCGATATCTCTAATAAACTTGCAAGCCTTTCTAAGTTCTTTTATCGTCTTGGCAAGATCAATAATATGAACCTTGTTTCTTGCGCCAAAGATAAACTTTGACATTTTAGGATTCCATTGACTTGTTTGATGTCCGAAATGGACACCAGCTTCCAATAAACCTTTCATTGATACACTACTCATTTTTTACCCTCCTTATTTTCTCAACCATTTTTGAAAAAATCAAGTAAAATCTGAAAACAATACGGTTAAAAAATCCACTTCTTTTCGTCCACGATATTACAGTTACAGGTGTTTCTTCTGAAACGATTGATTTACCTACGACACCGGTAGCAAGCCGAGCAATAATTGTTAAATCGTCTTTACTTTTATAAATCTCTTGGATTTTAACCGGCAGTGATACGGTACCGTTTGCACTTATTCCGCCTAAAAGTTTGCTTAAATACTGTGCAATATCCCTGTCATCATTTATCAGAACTGCAATTTCGTCACCTGGCATAAGAATAGATGCTCTTATTGATGCACCATTACAAGATACAGGAACAACATCCAGAGAGAGCGGTTCGGCGAAATTGACACTGTACTCATTAAATTCAAACTCCAGTTGTTGCGGAATACTTTTATTTTTATCTGATATCTTTTTAAACTGTGTAAGATTTAACTCTTCTAACAAAATCTCAAAATTGATTGCGGTTGTCTTTAATGGTTCCCTCAAAATATCTTCTAAAATATCCGCTACTTCTATAACATTATTTTCTTTTATTGCGGAAAAAAAACTTTCGTTGTATTCATCTAAAATTTCGTCTACTATTTTGGACTCAATATTCAATGACAGGTCAGAAATACTGCCTGACGAAAGTCGGGTTGCGTAAAGTTTTTTTTCATATTCATACCAGTTCTGTTGCAAATCCGTTTCATAAATTTTTGGATTATATGTTATCACTGCTTTTGTACTTAAATGCCGCTGATGTTTTTTATCAACTGTTATTGTGAATATTCCATACAGATGGTTACCATATGTATAAAATTTACCTTTTACAACTGTAATATCTTTTAATAAATCAAAGATTCGGGAGATAGATTTTAAGACATCAAAATTACATAAAGTAAGTGCGAGATGTGCCTGTCCTTCATCACAACCGGTTTCTTCCATTATTAAATGGAGATTGTCTGGCATATAAATACAGGATTAAGCATTAACAAGAAAACTGCGTAA is drawn from Elusimicrobiota bacterium and contains these coding sequences:
- the dxr gene encoding 1-deoxy-D-xylulose-5-phosphate reductoisomerase, giving the protein MVKISVIGSTGSIGTSALDVISHLNNVKIVGLSANKNIALLKKQAKKFKPEIIATGSDGLNNIAMIEQADIVLIAVVGAAGLKPLINAIELKKKIALANKEALVIAGDLITKLLEKYHAEIIPVDSEHSAIFQCIDGKNGKEISKIILTASGGPFRNYSWTKLAKVKIKDVLKHPTWKMGKKITVDSATLINKGFEVIEAHYLFGIPYEKIKVVVHPQSIVHSAVEFIDGSIITQMSNTDMRLPIQYALTYPERKKSPVKKLDLTSVGKLEFFRLPSKNFPCFELAMFSAKIGGTMPTVLNAANEIAVKKFLDGQIQFLQIPKIIEKAIKKHKVIKNPDLKTILDVDFETRKFVEMEGIE
- a CDS encoding UPF0758 domain-containing protein, with protein sequence MKKEKEHKWKHPGGKLLELGADKLSDAELLAIIISTGIRGKSAEKIADELLAKYGSYKGMANQPLKKFLKIKGLGDVKIIRIAACFEIARRIVHQVIEEYEK
- the frr gene encoding ribosome recycling factor, coding for MSKQILIQTEDKMKRTVEHLKTELLILKTGRATPTVLDTVKVKYYDTDLPVNQVASISIPEPRLIMLTPWDKNVLPELEKAILKADIGITPQNDGKVIRLPIPQLTEERRKEIIKTAKKIAEDHKIELRNERRDAVELVKKSFTEKQITEDEKFKYQDELQKTTENYIKKTDELLNQKEKEIMNF
- the rseP gene encoding RIP metalloprotease RseP, whose protein sequence is MTILLSIFAVAVMFGFVIMIHEFGHFIIAKKLKVKVLNFSFGFGPELFGWTGKKISFTIWRKQKQDIEQAGNGTRYSVRPIPFGGFVKMAGEEIDEVKGEPDEFFAKKWYERIGIVVAGPVMNYISAFFIFLVIISIWGIQYQRPVIKLVEKNSPAYISGLKAGDEITAIDGNKIEDAQMVSRTVKASAGKELNFSVKRESEMFDIKIIPQYDKRLKTSRIGIVYDMSSEPIVVKVGFIKAIKESVNNIVFWTVVPLKFLAMKLLMWEAPSEVAGPIGIMQAAYFAAKLGIKTFLNFIAIVSVALGMFNLFPMPLVDGGHIIFYLYEGLSRKKLNKKVIQFANSVGFALLITIALYATYQDILRAKSGFWKQTEQVK
- a CDS encoding translation elongation factor Ts encodes the protein MSEVKITGEMVAKLREKTGCGVLDCKQALIETEGDEEKAIVKLREKGIAAATQKATRTTKEGLIFSYIHPGTKLGVLLELNCETDFVAKTADFQNLGKELAMQIAAASPSVVSKENIANDELEKEKTILKTQALKESKPEKVVEKIVLGRLEKFYERTCLLEQPYIRDTTGKKKVKELITETIAKLGENITVGRFARFKIGEE
- the pyrH gene encoding UMP kinase, whose product is MYKKIVLKLSGESLGKNGRGIDFTAVDKIIAELIPVYKKGVSVGIVIGGGNIWRGTVDGKFIDRTSADYIGITATLVNGMVLCERLKTKGILAKVFSPFAVGSFLPQFTVENIENAWKNKNVVIMVGGTGEPHFTTDTAAAVFAIKTKAEIILKATNVDGIYSDDPKKNPAAKLLKKITFDEVIKNNLKVMDTSAFSLCRQHGIKIVVFNFNKKESILKAVCGKKIGSVISS
- a CDS encoding isoprenyl transferase, whose product is MLIPKHIAIIMDGNGRWAKKRGLPRLAGHRAGVKAVEKIVKTANELGISVLTLYAFSTENWLRPKNEIKGLFKVLKIFLQKKLPKLVKNNIRLKVIGDISKLPSDIVNDITKAVQLTSKNTGLILNIALNYGGRQEIVAAVNKILVSDIKKIDEQMFEKYIYTEGLPDPDLIIRTSGENRISNFLIWQSAYSEFYTTDVLWPDFSKQDLISAIAEYQKRNRRFGGL
- a CDS encoding phosphatidate cytidylyltransferase, which produces MFNRIIIAVCLIPIVVFITYLGYIPFLVLVCGVSFLAACEFWELVSKMEFYPRKIFGSIFIILILLSVFFSGSKLGAFVSNETTTLIFTFGVLLLFVYEIIKHHIQTALPSLAITFLGIIYLGWLPAHLLLLRDFRPDGFRFTILLFITVWISDSAAYFFGSVYGSYRLSVISPKKSVEGAIASVIASICVIMIAKIFFVNFLKPVDVFLLGFLTSASGQFGDLAESLIKRSAGVKDSSTLLGNHGGILDKLDSFIFAAPVFYYYLKFFVV
- the rpsB gene encoding 30S ribosomal protein S2 → MSSVSMKGLLEAGVHFGHQTSQWNPKMSKFIFGARNKVHIIDLAKTIKELRKACKFIRDIASTGAPVLFVGTKHQAQEIIKNEATKCSAFYIISRWLGGTLTNFETIKKNIARLNELEKMKEEGILDKLPKKEVSRLTKEMKKLQTMLSGIKNMQTLPGVLFVVDPVTEKTAVNEAHRLKIPVVAVCDTNSDPDIVDYCIPGNDDAIKSISMLVSIIADAVIEGKSAIKNETESIAVEERFSSDKELPIIDDKETIPQQESIPDIEEPRKTDKIE